The proteins below are encoded in one region of Pomacea canaliculata isolate SZHN2017 linkage group LG7, ASM307304v1, whole genome shotgun sequence:
- the LOC112567633 gene encoding solute carrier organic anion transporter family member 2A1-like, with translation MEKDDLQDLQTNHSDDKRTEDHHGNEEYAVCGAGSCRPSFMQRCARIGCFTLLVSLITLTTSTLNTYLSSQVTTLERQFGLSSSISGMILSCNELGYLLTILPFSHLARRLHVPRALAVTTLVFGLAGLVCTIPFLASRNSLLAVTWSLKDLNASQSDVSSSYIVPLCADDSLERSRDDNLSLTSNMSYGRDSCIAEHSRKKAAVSEDWKGLAVAFLTIGMILQGCAKSPRTVFTGVYIDDNGLKTESSLHIGIVGCITIFGPVLAFVLGGVFTRLYITLEDTGLSPLDPRWIGAWWLGFLVFGITSIVTALPLVFFPRRLRPQPHLAALKEERKRAAKGRQCTYGIIEFLRSVMRVLMTPVYTLVVLGLCCQVLGQTGLFAFLPKYLETQFFLPTWKANVTIGLVNLLAMSLGTLIGGYVTSRFKFTPMTCLKVMVILNAVWTCLSVSGFVLGCDQPHIDTGVTSHSVMNTTQRCQSSCQCDDSRYFPTCGADGVTYFSPCHAGCSETRGTFYGNCSCIEMPKKTSQPVPEAVPGLCAQSCTTFYPYVAISFFSELLGAMSILPCFIVVIRSVAEVDKPLAIGLYSFLYTLLGWFPAPVLYGQVVDTTCLLWSSGCAGRGSCSLYDLRAFRHRMFGTFFTTRVVYLVFLVIALVVASRMKKPFFAHCDVEPEVSTVPKDEKAMLTKNMTTVEVVNKK, from the exons ATGGAAAAGGACGATCTTCAAGATTTGCAGACCAATCACTCTGACGATAAAAGGACAGAGGATCACCATGGTAACGAGGAGTACGCAGTGTGCGGAGCAGGTTCCTGTAGGCCTTCTTTCATGCAG CGATGCGCGAGGATCGGGTGTTTCACCTTGTTGGTCAGCCTGATAACCTTGACCACGTCCACCCTGAACACGTACCTCAGCTCGCAGGTCACCACGCTCGAGCGACAGTTCGGCCTCAGCAGCTCCATCAGCGGCATGATCTTGAGCTGCAACGAGCTTGGTTACCTGTTGACCATTCTGCCTTTCTCTCACCTGGCGCGGCGGCTGCACGTTCCCCGGGCTCTCGCCGTCACCACGTTGGTGTTCGGCCTCGCCGGCCTCGTGTGTACCATCCCCTTCCTCGCCTCCAGAAACAGTCTCTTAGCTGTCACGTGGTCTCTGAAGGATCTCAACGCCTCCCAGAGCGATGTCTCCAGCAGCTACATCGTGCCTCTgtgtgcagacgacagtttgGAGCGCTCCCGTGATGACAACCTTTCCCTCACGAGCAACATGTCGTACGGGAGAGATTCTTGTATAGCGGAACATTCGAGAAAGAAGGCGGCTGTTTCCGAAGACTGGAAGGGCCTGGCTGTTGCGTTCCTAACCATTGGGATGATTCTTCAAGGCTGTGCCAAGTCTCCTCGCACTGTGTTCACAGGCGTGTACATTGATGACAATGGGCTTAAAACTGAGAGCTCACTTCATATCG gaaTCGTTGGATGTATCACTATTTTCGGACCTGTTCTTGCATTTGTCCTGGGAGGAGTTTTCACAAGACTATACATCACACTggaag ACACTGGCTTGTCCCCCCTTGACCCTCGCTGGATAGGAGCCTGGTGGCTTGGCTTTCTCGTCTTCGGCATCACAAGCATCGTCACCGCTCTTCCTCTGGTGTTCTTTCCACGACGACTTCGACCACAGCCCCACCTGGCGGCTCTGAAGGAAGAGCGGAAGCGTGCAGCCAAGGGCAGACAATGCACATATGGCATCATAG AATTCCTACGAAGTGTGATGCGCGTGCTGATGACCCCTGTCTACACCCTTGTGGTGCTTGGATTGTGTTGCCAGGTCTTGGGACAAACCGGGTTGTTTGCATTTCTACCCAAGTACCTTGAGACCCAGTTCTTCCTGCCCACGTGGAAGGCCAACGTTACGATCG GCCTTGTCAACCTACTGGCGATGTCACTCGGCACGCTGATTGGCGGttacgtgacgtcacgcttcaaGTTTACGCCAATGACGTGCTTGAAGGTGATGGTGATCCTCAATGCAGTTTGGACTTGCCTGTCTGTAAGCGGCTTTGTCCTTGGTTGTGACCAGCCGCACATTGACActggcgtgacgtcacacag TGTGATGAACACAACACAGCGATGTCAGTCGAGCTGTCAGTGCGATGACTCTCGTTACTTCCCTACGTGCGGCGCAGACGGCGTGACGTACTTCTCGCCATGTCACGCGGGATGCTCCGAGACCAGAGGGACT TTCTACGGGAACTGCTCATGCATAGAAATGCCCAAGAAGACATCACAACCTGTCCCAGAAGCTGTTCCTGGACTGTGCGCCCAGAGCTGCACCACGTTCTATCCCTACGTGGCCATCAGCTTCTTCTCAGAACTGCTCGGAGCGATGAGTATTCTGCCATGTTTCATCGTCGTAATCAG GAGTGTTGCAGAAGTTGACAAGCCACTTGCCATTGGACTTTACAGCTTTTTATACACTCTCCTGG GCTGGTTTCCTGCCCCTGTCCTGTACGGCCAAGTTGTGGACACCACGTGTCTGCTGTGGAGTTCCGGGTGCGCGGGTAGAGGCTCGTGCTCCCTGTACGACCTGCGCGCCTTCAGACATCGAATGTTTGGCACGTTCTTCACCACGCGCGTCGTATATCTCGTCTTCCTCGTCATCGCCTTAGTCGTTGCGTCACGGATGAAGAAACCTTTCTTTGCTCACTGCGATGTTGAACCTGAAGTGTCCACGGTGCCGAAGGATGAAAAAGCGATGCTAACAAAGAACATGACCACTGTTGAAGTCgttaataagaaataa